The following proteins come from a genomic window of Chryseobacterium glaciei:
- a CDS encoding helix-turn-helix domain-containing protein yields the protein MNIFLLSLIDKSIGGAMVKLSQLPAQSPILSPQHKQILARLAEMVVNTYVTFFKSVKVIPVGFEFSSKILIRKLSSVDFSSDNLDFIEKKLVGLINVPIMTSVIPIHVHLNRSGKFLLFTGIAILEGSDQYAEFFLRKLSINAMSIRFSSGSLHYLDQILEKGSNSELVSPRKLAAYYGINYNQFQKDCRNHFGDTFHQFHNKMKMLDVVGDVLFTNYSLKEIAYRNKFYNYNSMYILFRRKYKFPIDSIPRLLTEI from the coding sequence ATGAATATCTTCTTACTGTCTTTAATAGACAAAAGTATTGGAGGTGCAATGGTCAAACTTTCACAGCTTCCTGCACAATCACCAATATTAAGTCCGCAACACAAACAAATTTTGGCGAGGCTGGCGGAAATGGTTGTAAACACTTATGTCACTTTTTTCAAAAGTGTTAAGGTAATTCCGGTTGGTTTTGAATTTAGCAGTAAAATACTGATCAGAAAGTTGAGTAGTGTAGATTTTAGTAGTGACAATCTCGACTTTATTGAAAAAAAGCTTGTTGGTCTGATCAATGTTCCGATTATGACTTCTGTGATTCCTATTCATGTACACCTGAACCGTTCCGGAAAGTTTTTGTTGTTTACGGGGATTGCAATTTTGGAAGGTAGTGATCAGTATGCAGAGTTTTTCCTTCGCAAACTCTCTATCAATGCAATGTCCATACGTTTTAGTTCAGGCAGTTTGCATTACCTTGATCAAATTCTAGAAAAAGGGAGCAACTCGGAATTGGTATCGCCTCGGAAACTGGCAGCGTACTATGGCATAAACTATAATCAGTTTCAAAAAGATTGCAGAAACCATTTCGGAGACACTTTCCACCAGTTTCATAATAAAATGAAAATGCTTGACGTTGTAGGAGACGTCTTATTTACAAATTATAGTCTTAAGGAAATTGCATACAGGAATAAATTTTACAACTACAACAGTATGTACATCCTCTTTCGGAGAAAATACAAATTTCCTATAGATTCCATACCCAGATTATTAACAGAAATCTAA
- a CDS encoding DUF922 domain-containing protein codes for MKLNFFFIFFLFSFSQTFSSQAIEWSPDRKLDFNDFKGKIPTYNDSGAESKVGISYKIVSNSIWTGKIKIKIFAVFYPEESWFDKKYISSNDLLNHEQIHFDIANIFANKIQKIIDNQIKGTKDFNNNFQKLFNENYNEHNDFQFKYDLETKHGLNVEVQNKYNDIISEMMDLLSGVMKKQN; via the coding sequence ATGAAACTTAATTTTTTTTTCATTTTTTTCTTATTTTCTTTTTCGCAGACTTTCTCAAGTCAAGCAATTGAATGGTCGCCAGATAGAAAATTAGATTTTAATGATTTCAAAGGAAAAATTCCCACATATAATGATAGTGGTGCGGAATCAAAGGTTGGAATAAGTTACAAAATTGTTTCAAATTCTATATGGACAGGTAAAATAAAAATTAAAATATTTGCGGTATTTTATCCTGAAGAATCTTGGTTCGATAAAAAATACATTTCAAGTAATGACTTATTGAATCATGAACAAATACATTTTGACATTGCGAATATATTTGCAAATAAGATTCAAAAGATTATTGATAATCAAATTAAAGGAACGAAAGATTTCAATAATAACTTTCAAAAATTATTTAATGAAAATTATAATGAGCATAATGATTTTCAGTTTAAATATGATTTAGAGACAAAGCACGGTTTAAACGTAGAAGTACAAAATAAATATAATGATATTATCAGTGAAATGATGGATTTGCTTTCTGGAGTGATGAAAAAGCAGAATTAA